A stretch of the Candidatus Angelobacter sp. genome encodes the following:
- a CDS encoding sugar phosphate isomerase/epimerase, translating to MRVGILTRGEVEDLDRAQRLGFRSMEWMCFHDSPAGPGHADWKPFAEKFAADARARDIRVSAIGALYQNPLAPKQTEFARAAFRRAIDVAAHIGVNTVAGFAGAIIETEQDDRGGHVVYKPFENYLPQLLAFWEPLANFAAEKGVRIAFEHCPQGAYHLPLMNYNMLGQPAMWERLFNATKCENLGIEWDASHLLCQFIDPVANIHKFGRKIFHVHAKDAYINRSLLETYGICHPGVAEHRFPGFGQADWAEIIHALLRSGYDSDLNIEGRHDPVFRDHGANDGTPLAGIQLEEAGLLAAKKTLKQYVGEL from the coding sequence ATGCGAGTCGGCATTCTTACACGCGGCGAGGTGGAGGATCTGGACCGGGCGCAACGCCTGGGCTTCCGGTCCATGGAGTGGATGTGTTTCCATGACAGTCCGGCCGGGCCGGGCCACGCGGACTGGAAACCGTTCGCCGAAAAGTTCGCGGCCGACGCCAGGGCGCGCGACATCCGCGTTTCGGCCATCGGAGCGCTCTATCAAAACCCGCTTGCCCCGAAACAAACCGAATTTGCCCGAGCCGCGTTCCGGCGGGCCATCGACGTGGCGGCGCACATCGGCGTGAACACGGTCGCCGGATTCGCGGGCGCGATCATTGAAACCGAGCAGGACGATCGGGGCGGTCACGTCGTTTACAAGCCGTTCGAGAATTATCTGCCGCAACTGCTCGCGTTTTGGGAGCCGTTGGCAAATTTCGCCGCGGAAAAAGGCGTGCGAATCGCCTTCGAGCATTGTCCACAGGGGGCGTATCACCTGCCGTTGATGAACTACAACATGCTCGGCCAGCCGGCGATGTGGGAGCGGTTGTTCAATGCGACGAAGTGCGAGAACCTCGGCATCGAATGGGACGCGAGCCATCTGCTCTGCCAGTTCATCGATCCCGTCGCGAACATCCACAAGTTCGGACGGAAAATTTTTCACGTTCACGCGAAGGACGCCTACATCAACCGGTCCCTGCTCGAAACGTACGGCATCTGCCATCCCGGCGTGGCGGAACACCGCTTCCCCGGTTTCGGACAGGCGGACTGGGCGGAAATCATCCACGCGCTACTGCGCTCCGGATATGATTCGGATCTGAACATCGAAGGCCGGCATGATCCGGTGTTTCGCGACCACGGCGCGAACGACGGCACGCCGCTCGCGGGAATCCAACTCGAAGAGGCCGGTTTGTTGGCTGCCAAAAAAACTTTGAAGCAATACGTCGGGGAACTCTGA
- a CDS encoding SEL1-like repeat protein yields MRRIFAILLSFAAVLLVPSILCAQSARQLTRRVVTPANDPRSASRAPAPKPAPTPPAPVPANTNTAVPAPPPPADPEKAKLETLKKTIEFQKKRAAEGSPSAQYELGLRYLNGDGVEKDGAAGMKLLEESAKQDYTLAKRKLDELKEKKKK; encoded by the coding sequence ATGAGAAGAATCTTCGCGATTCTGCTTTCCTTTGCCGCCGTGCTGCTGGTCCCGTCAATTCTGTGCGCACAATCGGCCCGGCAATTGACGCGAAGAGTCGTTACTCCGGCCAACGACCCGCGGTCCGCGAGCCGCGCACCCGCACCCAAGCCGGCTCCCACGCCGCCCGCGCCTGTTCCGGCGAACACCAACACGGCCGTTCCTGCGCCGCCACCGCCCGCCGATCCTGAGAAGGCCAAACTGGAAACCCTCAAAAAAACCATCGAGTTTCAAAAAAAGCGCGCTGCAGAAGGCTCCCCATCCGCTCAGTACGAGCTGGGACTGCGTTACCTCAACGGTGACGGCGTTGAGAAAGACGGAGCTGCCGGCATGAAACTGCTGGAGGAATCAGCGAAACAGGATTACACGCTGGCGAAACGAAAGCTCGACGAGTTAAAGGAGAAGAAGAAAAAGTAG
- a CDS encoding Gfo/Idh/MocA family oxidoreductase, which produces MPRTVISRRHFLCSSAVTATTLLVAPAFLRAKSLNEKLNIGLIGVGNKGAENLRGVSVENIVALCDIDENFLNAAAQKVPGAKRYRDFRKMLEQRDLDAVVVTIPDHNHAVAAMAALKLGRHVYCEKPLTHDIYEARQLALAAREHKVATQMGNGGHASESLRSAVEWVQAGVIGEVREVHAWSNRPIWPQGITRPTDTPPVPASIDWDLWIGSAPMRPYHPAYHPFKWRGWWDFGTGALGDMGCHIIDAAFWALNLGHPESVETESSPVNNETAPSWSVVHYQFPARGSLPPVKLTWHDGGKLPPRELLDLADGEKFPENGSVFIGQKGRLVLMQGKTELLPENQWKGFQPPSKKIPRSAGHYAEWIAACKGGPPAFSNFDYAGPLTETILLGNVALRAGKKIEWDGKNLKARNAPEAGHLIRRGYRSGWSL; this is translated from the coding sequence ATGCCTAGAACAGTCATCTCGCGACGCCATTTTCTTTGTTCCTCTGCCGTGACGGCCACGACTTTGCTCGTTGCACCGGCTTTTTTGCGCGCCAAATCACTCAACGAGAAACTCAACATCGGCCTCATCGGCGTGGGCAACAAAGGCGCCGAGAATCTCAGGGGCGTTTCGGTCGAAAACATCGTTGCGCTTTGCGACATCGACGAAAACTTCCTCAATGCGGCGGCACAAAAAGTTCCGGGCGCGAAAAGGTATCGCGACTTTCGAAAGATGCTCGAGCAACGGGACCTTGACGCTGTTGTGGTCACGATTCCAGACCACAACCACGCTGTCGCCGCGATGGCTGCCCTCAAACTCGGCAGGCACGTCTATTGTGAAAAGCCCCTCACCCATGACATCTACGAAGCGCGCCAGCTCGCGCTGGCCGCGCGCGAACACAAGGTCGCCACCCAGATGGGCAACGGCGGACACGCGAGCGAGTCGCTCCGCTCGGCGGTGGAATGGGTGCAGGCTGGTGTCATCGGCGAAGTGCGCGAGGTGCATGCGTGGTCGAATCGGCCAATCTGGCCGCAGGGCATCACGCGGCCGACGGACACTCCTCCCGTCCCCGCGAGCATCGACTGGGACCTCTGGATAGGGAGCGCGCCGATGCGGCCCTATCATCCCGCGTATCACCCGTTCAAATGGCGCGGGTGGTGGGATTTCGGCACGGGCGCGCTCGGCGACATGGGCTGCCACATCATTGACGCCGCGTTCTGGGCGCTCAACCTCGGCCATCCTGAAAGCGTTGAAACCGAATCGTCGCCGGTAAACAACGAAACCGCGCCAAGCTGGTCTGTCGTGCATTATCAGTTCCCGGCCCGCGGTTCGTTGCCGCCGGTGAAACTGACCTGGCACGACGGCGGCAAGCTGCCTCCGCGCGAGCTGCTCGACCTCGCCGACGGCGAAAAATTCCCGGAGAACGGGTCCGTGTTCATTGGCCAGAAAGGGCGGCTCGTGCTGATGCAGGGAAAAACGGAACTGCTCCCGGAAAATCAATGGAAGGGCTTTCAGCCTCCTTCGAAAAAAATCCCCCGCTCCGCTGGTCATTACGCGGAATGGATCGCGGCGTGCAAGGGCGGGCCTCCGGCTTTCTCCAACTTCGATTATGCCGGCCCACTGACGGAAACGATCCTGCTCGGCAACGTCGCGTTGCGCGCGGGAAAGAAGATCGAATGGGACGGAAAGAACCTGAAGGCGCGCAACGCCCCGGAGGCCGGCCATTTAATCCGCCGCGGGTACCGGAGTGGCTGGAGCTTATAG
- a CDS encoding YlbF family regulator: METITENEAILQKTRELCQAIIVELDFQTIRRQVDAFLADEGVKAQYQDLSDRGAMLQHKQQTGAPLDMTEIADFEKRRESFLGNPVAKGFLDAQQIMHQVQESVSQYVAKTFELGRLPLAEDFDHGSCGHGCGCSH; this comes from the coding sequence ATGGAAACGATTACCGAGAACGAGGCCATCCTGCAAAAGACAAGAGAGCTTTGCCAGGCGATCATCGTCGAGCTTGATTTCCAGACGATCCGCCGGCAAGTGGACGCCTTTCTGGCGGACGAAGGCGTCAAGGCGCAATACCAGGATTTGAGCGATCGCGGCGCGATGTTGCAGCACAAACAACAGACGGGCGCGCCGCTCGACATGACGGAGATCGCGGATTTCGAGAAGCGGCGCGAGTCATTCCTTGGCAACCCGGTCGCCAAAGGGTTTCTTGACGCCCAACAGATAATGCACCAGGTGCAGGAATCCGTCAGCCAGTACGTCGCTAAAACATTCGAGCTGGGCCGCCTGCCGCTGGCGGAGGATTTCGACCACGGTTCATGCGGACACGGATGCGGTTGCAGCCATTGA